Genomic window (Nicotiana sylvestris chromosome 7, ASM39365v2, whole genome shotgun sequence):
TCTGTTGTCAAATTGGGTTCTAAATAGGCAAGCTCTTCTTTTCTTGGCTTTCCATAAGAAGAAATTAGCTGGCTAAATTCTGGTGTAGTGGTAAATGTGATTAAAAAATTACTTTTCCTTATACAAAGAGAAATTAGCTGTCTTCATCATCTCTAGTAAAACCTGTCGTTGATGCTCAAGCTGTCTTAAAGAAATTAATATTGGAGAATGCCTAACTCTTGGATTTTTTTTCCAGGCAACCCAGCAAATTGAAGAAGAACTGTTAGCTGGACGAGGAGTTGCATTTTCCCGTATTTTGGAAGCTGTACCTTATGAGGGTGCCGGAGATAAAATTAAATTGCCACCATCTTGCTTCACTGAATTGTCTGATCAGGGTGCCTTTGACAAGGGACCCCTACATTTCAGGGTTTCTGTAGTTCACCAATCGTCTCCTTCGGACTTGAAGGATACAGAGCAGAATAATCGGACAACACATGCTGGAGTCCTGGAGTTCACTGCCGACGATGGTGCTGTAGAGCTTCCTCCACATATATGGAATAACTTATTTCCTACAGATTCTCCAATGGCTCCTATGGTTGAAGTGTGTTATGTCTGGCTACCAAAAGGAACTTATGCAAAACTTCAGCCAGTTGAACCAGGATTTTCTGATATCCCTAATCACAAGGCAGTTCTTGAAACAAGCCTTCGTCAGCATGCCACGCTTTCAGAAGGCAATATACTGACTGTTAATCATGGTGTTCTGGCGTACCATTTACGTGTTCTTGAACTAAAACCTTCTTCGAGTGTATCTGTTTTGGAAACGGATATAGAAGTTGATGTAATGGGCGCAGATCGGACAGCTGAGAGCACAAATCAGTGTGTATTGCAACCTCTCATATTTGGGGAGGTAGATGCTGGGGTGGTCACAGAAGGAAGCTATGTATACTACAAGTTCATACTAGACGAAGTTAATTGGGGATTTATATCTTTGGGGGATGTTGAAGTTGAGATAAAGGTAGAATCCGATACCCAAGATGGAGATACTGACCTCTATGTTTCTAAACATCCATTACTGTTCCCCACACAGCACCAGCACGGTTGGTCATCTCATGACATTGGTTCAAAATCTTTGGTCCTTAGCTCCAGGGATCTGGGCCTTGGACCAGGTACATACAGTATTGGCATTTATGGTTTCAAGGG
Coding sequences:
- the LOC104222769 gene encoding uncharacterized protein, giving the protein MDFELRRAREKLEKEQKDRKQKAKLKLEREKKAKQEAVRQREAIEAVQRARRLDAAQAQAKATQQIEEELLAGRGVAFSRILEAVPYEGAGDKIKLPPSCFTELSDQGAFDKGPLHFRVSVVHQSSPSDLKDTEQNNRTTHAGVLEFTADDGAVELPPHIWNNLFPTDSPMAPMVEVCYVWLPKGTYAKLQPVEPGFSDIPNHKAVLETSLRQHATLSEGNILTVNHGVLAYHLRVLELKPSSSVSVLETDIEVDVMGADRTAESTNQCVLQPLIFGEVDAGVVTEGSYVYYKFILDEVNWGFISLGDVEVEIKVESDTQDGDTDLYVSKHPLLFPTQHQHGWSSHDIGSKSLVLSSRDLGLGPGTYSIGIYGFKGTTKYKVSVNIRDTYKSKSGQQPVSSTLSADADTVECRNCKHYIPSRSIALHEAYCSRHNVVCQHTGCGVVLRRDEAKNHVHCEECGLAFQKEEIEKHKKVFHVPLHCPCGIVLAKEKMVQHQSMECPLRLVTCRFCGDMVQAGSSAADARDRLRGLTEHESVCGSRTAPCDSCGRSVMLKDMDIHQVAVHQKN